The Dasypus novemcinctus isolate mDasNov1 chromosome 12, mDasNov1.1.hap2, whole genome shotgun sequence genome includes a window with the following:
- the LOC101426935 gene encoding olfactory receptor 6C2-like encodes MTTGDKNITYKACFTQLFFIILIGATEFFLLTAMSCDRYVAICKPLHYTTIMSDRVCTTLVLCCWLTGLMVILPPLSLGLQLDFCNSNLIEHFACDASPLLKIVCSDTEFIEKLVLIMAVLTLIFTLVCVILSYTYIIKTIVRLPSAQQRKKAFSTCSSHMIVVSITYGSCLFIYIKPQKEGVAINKVVALLNTSVIPLMNPFIYTLRNKQVQQAFKEAIKKTAFLSKN; translated from the coding sequence ATGACAACAGGAGACAAGAATATTACCTATaaggcttgtttcactcaattattttttatcatcCTCATTGGAGCAACAGAATTCTTTCTTCTAACTGCCATGTCCtgtgaccgctatgtggccatctgcaagCCCCTGCACTACACCACCATCATGAGCGACAGGGTGTGCACCACACTTGTCCTCTGCTGTTGGCTGACTGGATTAATGGTCATTCTCCCACCTCTTAGCCTGGGACTTCAGCTAGATTTCTGCAACTCCAATCTCATTGAACATTTTGCCTGTGATGCTTCTCCTCTTCTGAAGATTGTATGTTCAGACACAGAATTCATAGAAAAACTTGTTTTGATCATGGCTGTGCTGACTCTTATATTCACACTTGTGTGTGTGATTTTGTCCTACACATACATCATCAAGACCATTGTAAGACTTCCGTCTGCTCAACAAAGGAAAAAGGCTTTCTCCACCTGTTCTTCCCACATGATTGTAGTTTCCATCACCTATGGGAGTTGCCTCTTCATCTATATCAAACCACAAAAGGAAGGGGTGGCCATTAATAAGGTGGTGGCATTGCTCAACACCTCAGTCATCCCTTTGATGAACCCCTTCATTTATACTCTGCGGAATAAGCAAGTCCAACAAGCCTTCAAGGAGGCAATAAAAAAGACTGCATTTCTCTCAAAGAATTAG